DNA sequence from the Actinomycetota bacterium genome:
GATGACCGACGCGGACTGGCTCTACCGCTACCGGATAACCGACTGGTTCGTCGACCGGCTGGCCAACCGCGTGGTCCTTCCCCTCATCCACGGGGAGGTGCTGGACCCGGACGAGGTGGAGCACATGCTGCGCCGCCTGGAGGGGGAGGGCCACCCCATGGCCCTGGGCACCTGCGAATGCCGGCATGGGAGCGACCTGTTCGAGGACAGCCTGGTGGAGGGGAAGGACCCCAACCGGACCTGCGTGATGATCGGCGAATGGGGTAAGGGGCACCTCTACGTCTACCCCCGGCAGTATCGGCATACCTCGGCCGAAGAGCTCGCCGACCTGGCCCGCTTCTGGCATGACCGGGGAAGGGTGCTCACCGCCTGGGGATGCCGGGAAAAGCATGGATTCCTCATCTCTTACTGCCACTGCCACCCCTCCTACTGCGTGCCCCTGCGCAACCAGAGGAAGAGGGGCAACCGGGTCTTCCACCCGGGATATAACTTCGCCTGTGTGGACCCCTCCGTCTGCGTGGGTCCCGATGATTGCGGCTGGAATTGCCTGGAGCGCTGCCACTTCGGGGCCATGAGGGTCGAGGACGGGAAGGTGGTCGTGGACCAGGAGAAATGCCACGGCTGAGGGCAGTGTTATTCCCACTGTCCGGAAGGAGCGGTGAGCAGGGTCAGGAGGGAAGGCCATCTGCTGTCCTACTGTCCTCCCGACCTGGTGGGATACGAGGGTTGAGTAAATTTACTCAATGTATTGAATAAGTGAACGGCGGGGTCATGGATTGCCGTTCTGTTGGCCGGGTGTCATCGCCGGGTGTTACTATCACCTTTGGTGAATCATAGACATAAATATTGATAAACTGCAGGGCGGGTTTAATGGAGCTGGAAAGTACGGTCAGAACAGGATAGGCCTCCTCGAGGAGCAGTCATGCCCAGGAGGATAAACATCCCCGACCCCAAGGAACTGCTGCGCAACATCGCCGGCATGTACCAGAGCGCCACCCGCGTGATCATGGAATACATCGACAATTCCCTGGACGACGCGGAATATTTTTACGAAAACGAGGGCCGGTACCCTTACCCCATTGAGATCACCGCCGAGATCGAGCCGAAGAACCGGCGTGTCACGGTCTACGACAACTGCCGGGGGATGACCCGTGACAAGCTGGCCCGCATCGTGGAATACGTTGGTTGTTCCGACAAGAAGGCCCAACCCTGGACCAACGGCCAGTTCGGTTTCGGAGTACATGCCTTCCGGGCCTGCTGCCGGGAGCTGGAGATAATCACCAAGACCAGGGATGGAAATCCCTGGCGCATGGTCATCCCGCGGGACACCAACGAGGTGGCGGACGAGGAGGAGATGCCCTCCCGCTCCTTTCCCCACCCCTCGGGAACCATGGTCATCCTCAAGGACTTCGAGCGAGACTGGTGGAAAGAGCTCGACCCCGAGGCACTGGTCAAGGAGATAGAACTGCATTTCAACCACCTGTTGAGGAGAAAAGGCCTGAATCTGCAGGTGGTGGAGGGAAGCCGCACCTACATCTGCAAGCCCTACGACATAAGCATCTTCGACGGGGAGGAATTCACCCGCGAGATATCGCGCATCCGCGACAGAAGGGGGGTTACCATCACCTTGCCCAGACCCGTCCAGGTTCACCTCAAGGTCTGTCGTACCCCGGTCGCGGGCAAGCAACCGCTCTTCCTGAACAAGGGAAGGAGAATCGAGGAGGTGAGGAGGACGAAGTCCTACCTCAACGTGTCCCCCTATAAGGGCAAGATATGGGCCCATCCGCATCTTGTGGGTTACATCGAGATGAACGGGAACCTCGAGCCCACACTGGATCGCGCCGACTTCAAGCGCAGCAGCAAAAGAAAGCCCATCTACGAGGAGATAGCGAGTATGGAGGAGGAGATCCATGCCGCCCTGACCAGGATATCCCGCTCGAGCAGCGCGGAGAGCCTCACGCGGCTGGGAAGCCTTCTCACCAGACTGCTGGAGGAGATGGCCAGGGAGGACCGCATGCTCCTCCGGGAGGCTTTCGGGAAGGGGGACGAAGTCAGCCTGGCGGCGAGCGATGATGGGGACACGGAGCTGGTCAAACCGGGGGAGGGCGACGGAGAGGCGGGAAAGACCGCGGGGGAGCCGGGTGGGGAAGCTACGGAAGTGGTGGAAGAGCCCGGCGAGCTTTCCGGTCGCCGCCGGCGCCGCAGCGGCTTTGCCGTCCGCTTCGACGATACCTCCCTCGACGCCCTCATCCAGGACGACGGCAGCATACCCCGCTCCAGCCTGATCGAGGACACCATAAATATCTACGTCAACCACCCGGACTTCGATGAGAGGGTGGCCAGGGACCGGCGGGGAGCGCTGAAGTTGACGGAGAGGCTCGCCTCCTATCTGGCCTCCATCATCGCCGCTCACTACAAGGATGCCTTTTACAACAGGTACAAGCTGCAGCCGGAGGTCAGGAGGTTGGTGGGCAGCCGGACGGCCATGTTCGACGATTTCATAGATTTCGCCTGCCGCCTGGAGAAGCGCCTGTGCGGATACGCCGGCGCTGACCTGGAGGAGGTGAGCGAGGTCTGACGGTGGAGGGAGCATCTCCGTTGATGCCCTTGGTATGGGTACTGATGTGGGTCGTGAATCCGGACGATCGTGTGGGCAAGGAAAGCTTAAGACAACCATTGAACGCCCCGGCCCTCGGCGGCAGACCACCTCTCGCATAAGGCACGGCATAAACCGGGTGAATGCGCGCCAGCAAGGCAACTTGGCCGGCTTTGGTGGCTTGCGTGTCGGATGGGGATAGGCGGAATCAGGGTGAAGACGGATGGACGAGAAATCCTTGCAGCGCCTCATTGAGGATCTCGCGCCTCTCAATAACCGCTACCGTCTTGCCGTGAGGAACCGCGAGCCCGCTTACGTGGCCATAAATTACCTCTGGGATATCGGCGATGTTCTCGTAAGAAACGGCGTCGGGAAGGTCCACCCGGTGGCCCGGAAAGTCCAGGAATGCAGCTATATAACTGCCAGCCTCCTCTCCTACGCCTTCCGGGTTCGCCGTTATTTCAGGGACCGCAGGACCATCAAAAGGGATTTCGGGAAGGTGCCCAATTTCAGCGTCTTCCGCGATGCTTTCCCACTGCTCGAGAACCCCAGGTATAACCTCTCCAGGAGGGAGAAGAGTGAGCTCGTGCGCCTTTTGAACTCGGGAGCCGGGGTTGAGGAGATATCCACCAGGTTGACGGAACTCAAACGGGCAAAACGCCCGAGAAGGGACACGCGGACCCGGCCTTTCGAGGAGTTGCAACCTTTCGCATCTCTCTTTCGGGAAAGATTGCGGGATATGGAAGCTCTGATGGAGAGCGCGCCTCGTAAGCAGTTGCATGCTTTTCGAGAGTCCTTCACGCCCGATTTCCTTCTTTTATGGGCTCGGTTGGCCATGTGCTTTGCGGACGAGGCTTTCGCCCCTCCGAGTGCTCCGATAACCGGGGAGGGCAACCAAGAGCGCTGGGTGGAGCTGGTCCAAGCTATGCACGATGTTGCCTGCCGCGGAAAGCATACCAGGAACAGAGTCCGAAAGTTGGTAAAACCGATGGAGTTTTTAAGGATGGCCGAGTTTGTGGATATCCTGCGGGATAAGGATAAATTGGAAAAATATGTTAAGGAGAGGAGTTCCCGAAGGAAGAGAGATTGAAGGCTCGCGAGATGCAAGGGGAACAGGTGGAAAGGATGCGAGGAAAATCTCGAACTTTCCTCCAGGCTGGTGGAGATGACAAAAAACGCAACTTGTCTATCGTCAGGTTCTTCGCAAATGAGGTATGAGTCGCGGAAGTCCCTGCGGGAGGAGAGGTCCGCCATCCTGCCCGTCCTCTCCGCTCGCATCACCTCGAAGAAGACCGCATAGATCACCGCCTTGCGGTAGACGAGGGCGGACCCCACCATCCTCTTCCCCAGGAAAACGGTAGTCCCAGCCCAGGCTCACCGACCGGTACTTCCTTTCCTAGGACCTGGCAGCGCGGGAGAGGAACTCCCCCGCCTTCTCGCCGCCGTACGGCGGCGGGACCCGTTGCGCCAATTTAAAGTATACTCGAAATATACGGCTTCTTGCCCTGCTTCTGCGGACTGGCCGGACAACCCGAAGCCCACCGTCTTGTAAAGCTTCCTCTGGATGGAATTGATCTCCCGCATGAGCTGAGCGGGGTTGACATCCGGATTGAAAGGTTGCTATCGTTAAACGATATCGAAGGAGGATAACATGCGTTCGATGGAGAGGGAGTTCTTCCTCGGGTTCATCAAGATCCACATCCTCCACCACGCCTCGAAGGAACCGGTCTACGGGCTATGGCTCATCGAGGAGCTGGGTCGGCACGGTTACCGGCTGAGCCCGGGAACCCTCTATCCCATGCTGCGCTCCATGGAGGAGCAGGGGTTGCTCAAGTCCCGAAGGGAGATAGTGGGGGGCAAGGTTCGGAAATATTACCGGGCCACGAAAAAGGGCGAAAGGGCCCTGGCCGACTCCCTGGAGAAGATCCGGGAGCTGGTTAAGGAGGTGCTGGAGGGAGGCGGATGAGTGGCAGTGAGAGGTGGCACGTGCGAAGAGCCGGCACATGTATGTATCTGACGGCCGCGGAAAAGGGTGAGAAAGCGCTGGCCAAGTCGCTTTCCGAGATCCGGGAGCTGGTTAAGGAGGTGCTGGACGAGAGTAAATGAATGGGATTGAGTGGTGGCCTACACGAAAAAAGTTCGTGTGCGTGAAGTAGCTACGAGGTTCCGGCATCAATTGACGAGGCATAATAAAAAAGCGAGATTGCAGTTGCACATGCTTGGAAGATTTGTCCCGAGCTGGCCTGGCAGCCGTGGGTTGCAGCAGGCGTTGTCGTGGACCGGGGACCCGAATTCCCGCTCCCTGTATGTCCGCAGCTGCCCCTGAAGTTAGGGAATGCGTTGCGGTGGGCTGGGGACCTGAACACGCGGACATGGTGAGGGTGTTATGCCGGGTGGCGGAGTTGCAGCAGGCGTTGCGGTGAACCGGAAACCTGAACAGGAGGAGCTCGGGACGGCCGGCGTAATGGTCGCAGCGAGCGTGGCGATGAGTAGAGAGTCGGAATGCATGACCAAGAGCAAGGCAGGGAGGATGGCCAAGGAGATGGTCGGGAATGAGGCGTTGCGTCCCGGTGCGGCGACGGGGATTCGAGAGAGGCAGGAAGCGATGATCCTCTACGACAAGGTGAGTTTCACGCCCGGCGGGCAGAGGGTCCTTGAGGATTTTCGGCTGGAGGTCAGAAGGGGCGAGAAGGTCCTGGTTTACGGGAAGTCGGGGGTGGGGAAATCCACCCTGCTCAGGATGCTCCTGGGCTTCGTTCTTCCCTCCTCCGGCTGCGTGTATTTCGAGGGCCGCAGGATTGACCCGGGGAGCGTGTGGGAAGCTCGCCGCAGGATAGCCTACGTTAGCCAGGACTTGGACCTCTCCCGCGGGAAGGCCGGGGACTTCGTGGCCGGGGTTTTCGCCCTCAGGGCCAACCGGGGCAGGGCGCACATGGATGAGGATTTCGCCGCCGCCATGGAGTGGCTGGAGCTCGACCGCGGGATCCTGGACAAGGGGATGACCGACCTCTCGGGAGGGGAAAGGCAGCGCCTGGCGCTGGCCCTGGCGCTTTCCCTGGGGAGGGATGTCTTTCTCCTCGACGAGGTCACCTCGGCGGTGGACCCGCGGATGAAGGAAAGGATCGCGCGCCGTTTCGCCTCCATGGAGTCCGCCACCGTCCTGGCTGTCTCCCACGACGTGACCTGGCTCAAGGTGGGAGGGATGAGGGTCGTAAGGTTGGGGGATTGAGATGGGTGCCCAGAACATCTCCTGGCCGGCCCTGGGCTTGTCCTTTCTCCTCCTGGCCCTCCCGCTCGCCATTTTCGTTCTGCTCAGGGTGAGGATGGCGAGGACGCTGCTCTGGTCCGCGGCCCGGATGTCCGTCCAGCTGCTGCTGGTGGGGGCGTTCCTGGTCTACATCTTCGAGTGGAATAACCACCTGCTCACCGCGGCCTGGCTCCTGGCCATGATAATGTTCGCGGCCTTCTCGGTGGTGGGCACCACGGGGTTGAGATACGGAAGGTATGCCGGCCTGGTCTTCCTCGCCTTTCTTCTCTCCTCGCTGCCGGTTCTCCTCTACTTCAACGGGCTGGTCCTGCGCCTGACCGACTTTCTCGAGGCCAGGTACGCAGTGGCCATCACCGGAATGCTCCTGGGAAACTCCCTGGGCGGCGTCATTGTGGGCATCGGGGATTTCTACAGGAGCATCGGCCGCGACGAGGGCAGGTACCAGTACCTTCTGGCGGCGGGGGCCACCCGTTACGAGGCCCTGGCGCCCTACCTGCGCGACGGGATTGCCTTGGCCCTGAAGCCCGCCCTGGCCAACATGGCCACCATGGGGCTGGTCTTTCTGCCGGGCATGATGACCGGCCAGATATTAAGCGGGGAACCCCCCCTGCTCGCGGTGCGCTACCAGATCGCCATCGTTATCGCCATCTTCGTCTGCGTGGCGCTGACCGCCGTCCTTTCCCTGCTGCTCACCCTGGCGGTGAGCTTCGACGCCTTCGGCAACCTGAGGAGGGACATTTTTCGCGAAAGAAGGTCCCCGAAGCGGGAAGGAAGGCCATAAACTCGAGGTTTTTCGACTCCGTTTTTTCGGTGAGAATACCCTGCCCCTCGGTTTCCGCTTGCTTTTTGGCTTGGTGTGAGAACCATATTCTGAAAGGAGGTGGAACCGCGGCCTCTGGGAGCGCAGACTTCAATGGTTCAACCTCCCGAATGGAAATAATTGGATTAACCCAATTATGACAAAGCCCTTAAAATGCGCCCGGACCATCTACTTTTGGTTTTCTCCGCTACCAGCCAACTTTATACCCGAGTATGACAAAGCCTCTAAAGTGCGCCTGCTTTCTCTGGACACGGATTTAGGTTGATCTCTGTCTAAAAAGTGAGGAGGTACGGGCCTCGTCACCCCGGGAGTGATAAGTCGCGCACCCCCTCTCCCAGCCCTCCACTCAATCTTCCACTTTCACTTCAACGGTGCAATTGCTGGGAAGGATTTCCATATAATAGGTTCCGGGCGGCAGGTAGATGGTCTTCTGGTGGAGGCCCGGCTCGAAGGCGTTCGCCCCGGCCTGCATCTTGCCTTCCGGGTGGGAGGAAATGGTTATCGTAACCGATGCGTCCTCTCCCCCGATTAGGTTGTAATGGAGTACCTACGAGGTCGTGGTCACCTGGAAGGTCTCGGTCTTGGTGTCCGTGCTCACGGTGGTGGAAAACACGTAATTCCCGGGCTGCGAGGACTGAGGCGTGGATTCGGTTACCGCGGCTCCTTCTCCGCCCTGCACCGCTTCCGGCTCCCCGCTCTCCTTCTTGGATCCGCAACCGGCCACGGTTCCGACCAGGAGGAGGATGACGAGGATTCCAACGATTCCGGCAAGGAACACTCCTGTCTTTTCCCGCCCATTGTGCACCTCCCTGACGTGGGCCTTTTCCTGATTATCTCCACAGATCCGGCGGCTTGCCATACGTGGATATTCATATTCGAGCGGGTGTGTCCGTTTCGGGCTACCTTGCCACTGCCATCCTCCCGGCGATTTCCGTAACCGGGGAAAAGGCATCATTTTAGTGCATGCCGGGTTCAAAAAACGGGGGTTCACAGGAAATACTATCGGCCACTCTTGCGAAGGATCAAGTGGCCTCAAGGCGGAATTGCAACGGGCCGATCGCCGGTCGTAGCCTGCAGCGATTAAAGGAAAAGCAGCCTGGCCGGGGTAATTTCGCTCCGACCAGGCGTCTTGTCTGGTGGAGATGAGCGGATTCGAACCGCCGACCTCCTGCTTGCAAGGCAGGCGCTCTCCCACTGAGCTACATCCCCACGTTATTCTTCTCCTAGGAGGATTATAAACCATCGTTATCCGGACCCGAAAACATCATGGGCAGGTTTAGTCACTGTGAAGTTTACACATAAATACATGTAAAATATAGATAAAATCCCGGTACAGGAACATGAACGTGGTCCCGCACGATGGGGTACGGACGAGTGGCATGGTAACGGATGGAAAATATCGGCAAAATCCCGGTCGCGGAGTATGAAAACCAAGCCTCGGGCGATGGGATTCGCACAGGCGGCATCGATATGGCTGACGTGAGCGAAGATACGGCAAAGTCGGGACGTCAAGTGGGGAGGTGAGAACATGAAGGCCTTCGTTCTCATCAAGGTGGAGCCGGGGAGGCTGCGCGAGGTGCTGGACAAGATATCTGCCATGAAAGCCGTCTCCGAGGTCTACTGCGTCACCGGGCCGGACGATATCATCGCCGTGCTCGACTCCGAGGACGCTCGGGGCATTTCCGAGGTGGTCATCTCCGGCCTGCACGGTGTGGAGGGCATCAAGGCCACCGACACCCGCATGGTGGTGGAGATTCCCTGAGCGGGAAGAAGGACCGGTTGAGGCCGCGAGGGCGAGAATGTTGCCGGGAAAACGCCAGGGGAGGTATATCCCTGGGGCCTTGAAGGAAAAAGGCAAACGGGTTGCGGAGAGAGCCCGCTTAACTGAAGGAGCGGGGGGTGGAGGGCGGGGACACGCAGTTGGTGTAAGGACCAACGAGGTTTAGAGGGCGGCGACGCGCTGTTGGTATAAAGATCCACGAGGTCTATTTTAAGTGTCGGAAGCAGGACGTCCTCACGTCGGTGGTGTAATGCCGTGATTGAACCCCAACCTCCCTGCGTTACACGCTCATGTCCAGCTTTCTGCTAAACCCATGATTCCCAGGGCGATGAGCTTTTTTTCATTGGACCCCATGCCCGTGGATGATAAACTTATATAAATTTTCGTCCGCGGAAGGCGTGATAAACGCCCGGAGGCGGTTCAGGTCATGGCCCGGGCCGGCACGGTAAGGGACCCGTTTGGCCCTGGAAGGCCAGGCGTGGCCATGGTAGGGGAGCGGTGATGGGCGAAAGAGAGAACGGTGAACGTCCACCGGTTGTGGAGAGCAGAAGCACGGCCGGGAGAAGGGCGGCCGGGAGGAAGGCGGCTGCGAGGCGGAGGGCCGCAGGGAGGTCGGCCGCGGGAGGGAAAAAGCCGGCAAGGAGGGCGGCGACCAGGCGCAGCCGCCTGCGGTTCACGCGGCGCTTCTACATCCTGCTGGGGGTCCTGGCGGGAATAATCCTGATCATCGTGCTGGTCCTTTCCCTGTCTGGCGGGAGCGGGGGCGATTTCCGGTCCCTGCAGGGGGGCGCCAGGCTCAGCGACGGCGAGCTCAACCGCCTCAAGGTCAACGAGCTCGGCGCGGTGATGATACTGGTCTATCACCGCATCGGCGAGGAAGGAAGACAGTCGCGCACGCCGGAGAATTTTCTCTCCGACCTGGAATACCTTTACGAGCAGGGTTACCGGTGCATAAGTCTGAAGGAGCTGGTGGCCAACCACATCACCGTGGAGCCCGGTTACACGCCGGTGGTGATCACCTTCGACGATGCCGACCCCAGCCAGTTCCGCTACGTGGAGGAGGACGGGGAGCTGCGCGTCGACCCCCGGTGCGCCGTGGGAATCATGGAAGAATTTGCCTCCGAGCACCCGGATTTCAACATGACCGCCACCTTCTTCGTGCTCCCGCAGCTCTTTGGGCAGGGGGAATATGCGGAGGCCAAGCTCAGGTACCTGGTGGAGCACGGATACGATATCGGAAGCCACACCCTCAACCATGTACCGCTAGGCAAGTTGAGCGAGACCGAGGTCCTCGAGGAACTGGCGGGAAGCATCAGGTTGGTGAAGGAATACCTGCCGGATTACGAGCTGGTCAGCATAGCTCTGCCGGAGGGGTCGAAGCCCCAGGACCCTTCCCTTCTAAGCTATGGTGAATACGAGGGGGTTAAGATTGCCTTCGCCGCGGCTCTCCTGGAGGGGAGCAACCCGGCTACCGCTCCATGCGACCGCAACTTCGATCCCCTGGGCCTGCCGCGCGTGCCGGCCCTGGACCCTTCCCTGGACACCACGGACAGCGGCCTCTACGCCTGGCTGCGGTACTTCATGGAGAACCCCGAGAGGCGGTACGTGAGCGATGGGGATCCCTTCACGGTGGCCATCCCCAAGCACATGGAGGAACGGGTGGACAGGGAAAAGCTGGGGGGCCGGCGCCTGCGGCTGTACTGAACGTGTCGCGAAATCGTCGTATAATCGGGTATAAACATGGTTTACGATAGACGCAGGAAGAGGATCTTCACCCGCCGCTCGCTCGCCGCGTGGCTCTTTCCCCGTGCCAAGATAACCGGCAAGCGCGTCAGCGCCAGGACGGCCATGGCGCGCGGGGGCACGGGCCGCGGCTTAAGGCTTACGCCTCGTGCCCTGTGGGGAATCGCCGGCGCCACGCTGCTTTTACTGCTGGTCCTCTTCCTCACCCTGGCGCGTGGTAAGCCGGCGGTGAAATCGCTTGTACCGGTAAGCGGTGCGCTGCTCTCGGAGTCGCCAGTAACCGTCCGGGCGGAACTGAAAAAGGACCTTCGGCCGGAAGAAGTCCGGATGGTGGTGGACGGGGAGGACCTCACCGAAAAGGCGTCCATGGAGGGCGAGGCCCTTACCCTGGTGGCGGAGCTTGCCGACGGGGAACACCGGGTGGAGGTGATGGTCGGGGACAAGATGGAAGCCGTTTCCAGATTCACCGTGGACCACACGCCCCCCGGCCTGGAGGTCGAGGGGTGGGAGCTCCGCGAGGACGGGATAACGGTGATCACCGGCAGGGCGGATGGAGCCACCTCCCTTTACCTCGAGGACAGGAGGGAGAAGCTAGCCGAGGACGGGTCCTTCCGGGTGGAGGTGAACCGGGAGAAATTTACTTCGGTGAGGCTGATAGCTGTGGACGCGGCGGGAAACCGGCGCGAGGCGTTGGTGGATACGGCTCCTCCTCCGAAGGTCAAGGGGGCGCACGTATCCATCTGGGTGGCCGCCAACCTCGATCTCTTCCGGAAGATGGTGGACCTGGTCAAGAGGACCGAGCTCAATGGGCTCCAGATCGACGTCAAGGACGAGAGCGGGCTGGTGGCTTATCCCAGCCAGGTCCCGCTGGCGGAAGAGGTGGGGAGCCATCTCACCCGGGGAGGGGTGGACATCGAGCGGGTCATGGACAAGTGCTGGTACAACGACATCTACCCCATTGCCCGCATCGTCTGCTTCAAGGACCCCATAGTGGCCTCCAAGCGCAAGGACCTAGCCGTGCACTCCTCGAACGGGGGCCTCTGGGGAAAGGGACAGTGGCTGGATCCCTACAACCGCGAGGTATGGGATTATATCCTGGGCCTGGCCCAGGAGGCGGCCCGCAAGGGCTTCAAGGAGATCCAGCTGGATTACGTGCGCTTCCCCTCCGACGGGGACGTCACCACCTGCGTCTTTCCCGCCTACGACGGGCGGAGCAAGGAGGAGACCATCGTTGATTTCCTCAGGTACATGCGCGAGGGCCTGAAGCCCATGGGGGTGGTCTTCTCCGCTGACGTCTTCGGGCTCACCGGCTCCCACCAGGGGACCATGGGCATCGGGCAGGACGTCACGGCCATGGCCCACTACCTGGATTACCTCTCGCCCATGGTTTATCCCTCGCATTATAACCCGGGCGAATACGAAATCCGGGACCCGGAATCCAATCCCCATGACACGGTATACATGAGCCTGGTGG
Encoded proteins:
- a CDS encoding ATP-binding protein — translated: MPRRINIPDPKELLRNIAGMYQSATRVIMEYIDNSLDDAEYFYENEGRYPYPIEITAEIEPKNRRVTVYDNCRGMTRDKLARIVEYVGCSDKKAQPWTNGQFGFGVHAFRACCRELEIITKTRDGNPWRMVIPRDTNEVADEEEMPSRSFPHPSGTMVILKDFERDWWKELDPEALVKEIELHFNHLLRRKGLNLQVVEGSRTYICKPYDISIFDGEEFTREISRIRDRRGVTITLPRPVQVHLKVCRTPVAGKQPLFLNKGRRIEEVRRTKSYLNVSPYKGKIWAHPHLVGYIEMNGNLEPTLDRADFKRSSKRKPIYEEIASMEEEIHAALTRISRSSSAESLTRLGSLLTRLLEEMAREDRMLLREAFGKGDEVSLAASDDGDTELVKPGEGDGEAGKTAGEPGGEATEVVEEPGELSGRRRRRSGFAVRFDDTSLDALIQDDGSIPRSSLIEDTINIYVNHPDFDERVARDRRGALKLTERLASYLASIIAAHYKDAFYNRYKLQPEVRRLVGSRTAMFDDFIDFACRLEKRLCGYAGADLEEVSEV
- a CDS encoding PadR family transcriptional regulator yields the protein MRSMEREFFLGFIKIHILHHASKEPVYGLWLIEELGRHGYRLSPGTLYPMLRSMEEQGLLKSRREIVGGKVRKYYRATKKGERALADSLEKIRELVKEVLEGGG
- a CDS encoding ATP-binding cassette domain-containing protein, which translates into the protein MTKSKAGRMAKEMVGNEALRPGAATGIRERQEAMILYDKVSFTPGGQRVLEDFRLEVRRGEKVLVYGKSGVGKSTLLRMLLGFVLPSSGCVYFEGRRIDPGSVWEARRRIAYVSQDLDLSRGKAGDFVAGVFALRANRGRAHMDEDFAAAMEWLELDRGILDKGMTDLSGGERQRLALALALSLGRDVFLLDEVTSAVDPRMKERIARRFASMESATVLAVSHDVTWLKVGGMRVVRLGD
- a CDS encoding ABC transporter permease, whose translation is MGAQNISWPALGLSFLLLALPLAIFVLLRVRMARTLLWSAARMSVQLLLVGAFLVYIFEWNNHLLTAAWLLAMIMFAAFSVVGTTGLRYGRYAGLVFLAFLLSSLPVLLYFNGLVLRLTDFLEARYAVAITGMLLGNSLGGVIVGIGDFYRSIGRDEGRYQYLLAAGATRYEALAPYLRDGIALALKPALANMATMGLVFLPGMMTGQILSGEPPLLAVRYQIAIVIAIFVCVALTAVLSLLLTLAVSFDAFGNLRRDIFRERRSPKREGRP
- a CDS encoding Lrp/AsnC ligand binding domain-containing protein, whose translation is MKAFVLIKVEPGRLREVLDKISAMKAVSEVYCVTGPDDIIAVLDSEDARGISEVVISGLHGVEGIKATDTRMVVEIP
- a CDS encoding polysaccharide deacetylase family protein, yielding MGERENGERPPVVESRSTAGRRAAGRKAAARRRAAGRSAAGGKKPARRAATRRSRLRFTRRFYILLGVLAGIILIIVLVLSLSGGSGGDFRSLQGGARLSDGELNRLKVNELGAVMILVYHRIGEEGRQSRTPENFLSDLEYLYEQGYRCISLKELVANHITVEPGYTPVVITFDDADPSQFRYVEEDGELRVDPRCAVGIMEEFASEHPDFNMTATFFVLPQLFGQGEYAEAKLRYLVEHGYDIGSHTLNHVPLGKLSETEVLEELAGSIRLVKEYLPDYELVSIALPEGSKPQDPSLLSYGEYEGVKIAFAAALLEGSNPATAPCDRNFDPLGLPRVPALDPSLDTTDSGLYAWLRYFMENPERRYVSDGDPFTVAIPKHMEERVDREKLGGRRLRLY
- a CDS encoding putative glycoside hydrolase, which encodes MVYDRRRKRIFTRRSLAAWLFPRAKITGKRVSARTAMARGGTGRGLRLTPRALWGIAGATLLLLLVLFLTLARGKPAVKSLVPVSGALLSESPVTVRAELKKDLRPEEVRMVVDGEDLTEKASMEGEALTLVAELADGEHRVEVMVGDKMEAVSRFTVDHTPPGLEVEGWELREDGITVITGRADGATSLYLEDRREKLAEDGSFRVEVNREKFTSVRLIAVDAAGNRREALVDTAPPPKVKGAHVSIWVAANLDLFRKMVDLVKRTELNGLQIDVKDESGLVAYPSQVPLAEEVGSHLTRGGVDIERVMDKCWYNDIYPIARIVCFKDPIVASKRKDLAVHSSNGGLWGKGQWLDPYNREVWDYILGLAQEAARKGFKEIQLDYVRFPSDGDVTTCVFPAYDGRSKEETIVDFLRYMREGLKPMGVVFSADVFGLTGSHQGTMGIGQDVTAMAHYLDYLSPMVYPSHYNPGEYEIRDPESNPHDTVYMSLVDFQKKLEGTGCRLRPWLQDFSLRVIYGATEVQAQMRACYELGIDEWLLWDPNCTYTEGALQPAAE